From one Pieris brassicae chromosome 5, ilPieBrab1.1, whole genome shotgun sequence genomic stretch:
- the LOC123710486 gene encoding myosin heavy chain, muscle isoform X21 has translation MPKPIVQEGEDPDPTPYLFVSLEQKRIDQSKPYDGKKACWVPDEKEGFLQGEIKATKGDLVTVNLPGGETKDFKKDFVTQVNPPKYEKCEDMSNLTYLNDASVLYNLKQRYYHKLIYTYSGLFCVAINPYKRFPVYTTRCARLYRGKRRSEVPPHIFAISDGAYVNMLTNHENQSMLITGESGAGKTENTKKVIAYFATVGASQKKDASQEKKGSLEDQVVQTNPVLEAFGNAKTVRNDNSSRFGKFIRIHFGPSGKLAGADIETYLLEKARVISQQALERSYHIFYQMMSGSVNGLKEMCMLSNDIYDYMIVAQGKITIPNVDDGEECQLTDQAFDILGFTQEEKDNVYKITAAVMHMGGMKFKQRGREEQAEADGTEDGEKVAKLFGVDCADLYKNLLKPRIKVGNEFVTQGRNKDQVTNSIGALCKGVFDRLFKWLVKKCNETLDTKQKRQHFIGVLDIAGFEIFDYNGFEQLCINFTNEKLQQFFNHHMFVLEQEEYQKEGIHWEFIDFGMDLLACIDLIEKPMGILSILEEESMFPKATDQTFVEKLNNNHLGKSPPYLKPKPPKPGCQAAHFAIGHYAGNVGYNITGWLEKNKDPLNDTVVDQFKKGSNKLLIEIFADHPGQSGDAGAGGGGKGGRGKKGGGFATVSSAYREQLNNLMATLRSTQPHFVRCIIPNELKQAGLIDSHLVMHQLTCNGVLEGIRICRKGFPNRMVYPDFKLRYKILCPNLLKEPISPEKASEKILEHTGLDSESFRLGKTKVFFRAGVLGQMEELRDDRLSKIVSWLQSYIRGYLSRKEFKRLQEQRIALQVVQRNLRKYLQLRTWPWWKLWQRVKPLLNVTRIEDEIAKLEEKAQKAQEAFEKEEKLRKEVEALNAKLLEEKQALLSNLEGEKGSLSEVQERANKLQAQKADLENQLRDTQDRLTQEEDARNQLFQGKKKLEQEISGLKKDVEDLELSIQKSEQDKATKDHQIRNLNDEIAHQDELINKLNKEKKLQGESTQKTSEELQAAEDKVNHLNKVKQKLEQTLDELEDSLEREKKLRGDVEKQRRKVEGDLKLTQEAVTDLERNKKELEQTIQRKDKEISSLTAKLEDEQSLVSKLQKQIKELQGRIEELEEEVESERQARAKAEKQRADLARELEELGERLEEAGGATSAQIELNKKREAELSKLRRDLEEANIQHESTLASLRKKHNDAVAEMGEQLDQLNKLKAKAEHDRASSYNELNNTRAAIDQVAREKAAQEKIVKQLQHQLNEVQNKADEANRTLNDLDAAKKKLSIENSDLLRQLEEAESQVSQLSKIKVSLTTQLEDTKRLADEESRERATLLGKFRNLEHDLDNIREQVEEEAEGKADLQRQLSKANAEAQLWRSKYESEGVARSEELEEAKRKLQARLAEAEETIESLNQKVVALEKTKQRLATEVEDLQLEVDRATAIANAAEKKQKAFDKIIGEWKLKVDDLAAELDASQKECRNYSTELFRLKGAYEEGQEQLEAVRRENKNLADEVKDLLDQIGEGGRNIHEIEKARKRLEAEKDELQAALEEAEAALEQEENKVLRAQLELSQVRQEIDRRIQEKEEEFENTRKNHQRALDSMQASLEAEAKGKAEALRMKKKLEADINELEIALDHANKANAEAQKNIKRYQQQIKDLQTALEEEQRARDDAREQLGISERRANALQNELEESRTLLEQADRARRQAEQELGDAHEQLNDLSAQSASLSAAKRKLESELQTLHSDLDELLNEAKNSEEKAKKAMVDAARLADELRAEQDHAQTQEKLRKALEQQIKELQVRLDEAEANALKGGKKAIQKLEQRVRELENELDGEQRRHADAQKNLRKAERRIKELTFQAEEDRKNHERMQDLVDKLQQKIKTYKRQIEEAEEIAALNLAKFRKAQQELEEAEERADLAEQAISKFRGKGRAGSTARGVSPAPPRSRPALDGFGTFPPRFDLAPEDF, from the exons ATGCCGAAGCCAATTGTCCAAGAGGGTGAGGACCCTGATCCGACCCCATACCTGTTCGTATCACTCGAACAGAAGCGCATCGACCAAAGCAAGCCCTACGATGGTAAGAAGGCTTGCTGGGTACCAGACGAGAAAGAGGGCTTCCTACAGGGAGAAATTAAAGCCACCAAGGGGGACCTGGTGACCGTCAACCTCCCTGGAGGCGAG ACAAAAGACTTCAAGAAGGACTTTGTTACTCAAGTGAACCCGCCTAAATACGAAAAATGTGAGGATATGTCCAACTTGACATACCTCAACGACGCTTCCGTTTTGTATAACTTGAAGCAGAGATATTATCATAAGCTCATTTAC ACATACTCGGGTCTCTTCTGTGTGGCTATCAACCCTTACAAGAGGTTCCCCGTGTACACGACACGATGTGCCAGGCTCTACCGAGGCAAGCGTCGCTCGGAAGTGCCTCCCCACATTTTCGCCATTTCCGACGGTGCTTACGTCAACATGTTAACCAACCACGAGAATCAATCTATGTTGATTAC CGGTGAGTCTGGTGCTGGTAAGACTGAGAACACGAAGAAGGTAATTGCGTACTTCGCGACCGTTGGTGCGTCTCAAAAGAAAGATGCAAGCCAGGAGAAGAAGGGCTCTCTAGAGGACCAAGTCGTACAAACTAACCCTGTACTTGAAGCCTTCGGTAACGCCAAGACCGTCCGTAACGACAACTCCTCCCGTttc GGTAAATTCATCCGTATCCACTTCGGACCATCAGGAAAACTGGCCGGAGCTGACATTGAAACTT ATCTGCTGGAGAAGGCCCGTGTAATCTCCCAGCAGGCGCTGGAACGTTCTTACCACATCTTCTACCAGATGATGTCCGGCTCCGTCAATGGACTTAAGG AGATGTGTATGTTGTCAAACGACATATACGATTACATGATCGTGGCACAGGGTAAGATTACCATCCCCAACGTTGACGACGGAGAGGAATGTCAGTTAACAGAC CAAGCCTTCGACATCCTGGGTTTCACTCAAGAGGAGAAAGACAATGTTTACAAGATCACAGCTGCTGTCATGCACATGGGTGGTATGAAGTTCAAACAGAGGGGTCGTGAGGAGCAAGCTGAGGCTGACGGCACTGAG GACGGTGAGAAGGTCGCTAAGTTGTTCGGTGTTGACTGCGCTGACCTATACAAGAACTTGTTGAAGCCCCGCATTAAGGTCGGAAACGAGTTCGTGACCCAAGGTCGTAACAAGGACCAGGTTACCAACTCCATTGGTGCCCTCTGCAAGGGTGTGTTTGACAGGCTGTTCAAGTGGCTCGTCAAGAAGTGTAACGAGACTCTTGACACCAAGCAAAAGAGACAGCACTTCATTGGTGTGCTTGATATCGCCGGTTTCGAGATCTTCGAC TACAATGGGTTCGAACAACTTTGCATTAACTTCACAAATGAAAAACTGCAACAATTCTTCAACCATCACATGTTTGTGTTGGAGCAAGAGGAGTACCAGAAAGAGGGCATCCACTGGGAGTTCATTGATTTTGGAATGGACTTGCTCGCCTGTATTGACCTTATCGAAAAG CCCATGGGTATCCTCTCCATTCTTGAAGAAGAGTCTATGTTCCCGAAAGCCACCGATCAGACCTTCGTTGAGAAGTTGAACAACAACCACTTGGGTAAATCCCCTCCTTACCTGAAGCCCAAGCCCCCCAAGCCCGGTTGCCAAGCAGCTCACTTCGCCATTGGTCACTACGCCGGTAAT GTCGGTTACAACATCACTGGATGGCTTGAGAAGAACAAGGACCCCTTGAACGACACTGTCGTTGACCAGTTTAAGAAGGGAAGCAACAAACTGTTGATTGAGATCTTCGCTGACCACCCTGGTCAGTCCGGAGATGCCGGTGCTGGTGGCGGTGGCAAGG GCGGTCGCGGTAAGAAGGGTGGTGGTTTCGCAACTGTCTCATCTGCCTACAgg GAACAACTTAACAATTTGATGGCCACACTGAGGTCAACCCAACCTCACTTCGTACGTTGTATCATCCCCAACGAGTTGAAGCAGGCTG GTCTCATCGACTCCCACCTTGTGATGCACCAGCTGACATGTAACGGTGTGCTTGAGGGTATCCGTATCTGTCGTAAAGGTTTCCCCAACAGGATGGTCTACCCCGACTTCAAGCTCCG ATACAAAATTCTGTGCCCGAACCTGCTTAAAGAACCCATTTCACCGGAGAAAGCTAGCGAGAAAATTCTCGAACATACCGGCTTGGACTCGGAGTCTTTCAGACTTGGAAAGACAAAG GTATTCTTCCGCGCCGGAGTCCTGGGTCAGATGGAAGAGTTACGTGACGACAGATTGTCTAAGATCGTTTCTTGGCTACAATCCTACATCCGTGGTTACCTTTCACGTAAAGAATTCAAGAGGTTGCAGGAACAgag AATCGCTCTCCAAGTTGTCCAGCGCAACTTGCGCAAATACCTGCAGCTCCGCACCTGGCCATGGTGGAAGTTGTGGCAGAGGGTCAAGCCCCTCCTCAACGTCACCCGTATCGAGGACGAGATTGCG AAACTCGAGGAGAAGGCGCAAAAGGCCCAGGAGGCTTTCGAGAAGGAAGAAAAGCTCCGCAAGGAGGTGGAGGCTCTCAACGCCAAGCTGTTGGAGGAAAAGCAAGCGCTGCTTTCCAACTTGGAAGGAGAGAAGGGCTCTCTCAGCGAAGTGCAGGAACGCGCTAACAAACTGCAGGCTCAAAAGGCCGACCTCGAAAACCAACTTAGG GACACACAAGACCGTCTTACACAAGAAGAGGATGCCCGCAATCAGCTCTTCCAGGGCAAGAAGAAGTTGGAACAGGAAATCTCTGGACTCAAAAAGGATGTTGAAGACCTGGAGCTTTCCATCCAGAAGTCTGAACAAGACAAGGCCACCAAGGATCACCAAATTCGCAACTTGAACGATGAGATCGCCCACCAAGATGAGCTCATCAACAAGTTGAACAAAGAAAAGAAGTTACAGGGCGAGAGCACCCAGAAGACATCTGAGGAGCTCCAAGCCGCCGAGGACAAGGTCAACCACCTTAACAAGGTTAAGCAAAAGTTGGAACAGACCCTCGACGAGCTCGAAGATTCATTGGAGCGTGAAAAGAAACTCCGCGGTGACGTCGAGAAGCAGAGGAGGAAGGTTGAGGGTGACCTCAAGCTTACTCAGGAGGCCGTCACTGACTTGGAGCGCAACAAAAAAGAACTCGAACAAACCATCCAACGCAAGGACAAGGAGATCTCTTCCCTCACTGCCAAGCTCGAAGACGAACAATCTCTGGTCAGCAAACTCCAGAAACAGATTAAGGAACTACAGGGCCGCATCGAAGAACTCGAAGAGGAAGTGGAGTCGGAGAGACAAGCCCGTGCCAAGGCCGAAAAGCAACGCGCCGACCTCGCACGTGAGCTTGAGGAGCTCGGCGAGCGTCTGGAGGAGGCCGGTGGTGCCACCTCTGCTCAAATCGAGCTCAACAAGAAGCGTGAGGCTGAACTTAGCAAACTGCGTCGTGACTTGGAGGAGGCTAACATCCAACACGAGTCCACACTCGCTAGCTTGCGCAAGAAGCACAACGATGCCGTAGCCGAGATGGGCGAGCAGCTTGACCAGCTCAACAAGCTCAAGGCTAA GGCTGAGCACGACCGTGCGTCTAGCTACAACGAGCTAAACAACACGCGTGCTGCTATTGACCAAGTAGCGAGAGAAAAG GCTGCCCAAGAAAAGATCGTTAAGCAACTCCAACACCAACTCAATGAGGTACAAAACAAGGCTGATGAAGCTAACCGTACCCTCAACGACTTGGACGCTGCTAAGAAGAAGCTCTCCATCGAGAACTCTGACCTGCTCCGCCAACTCGAAGAAGCTGAATCCCAAGTCTCACAGCTGTCCAAGATCAAGGTGTCTCTCACAACTCAGCTTGAGGACACCAAGAGGCTTGCTGACGAAGAATCCAGG GAACGCGCTACACTTCTTGGCAAGTTCCGCAACTTGGAGCACGATTTGGACAACATCCGCGAGCAAGTTGAAGAGGAAGCCGAGGGCAAGGCTGATTTACAACGCCAATTGTCCAAGGCTAACGCTGAAGCCCAATTATGGCGATCCAAGTACGAATCCGAGGGAGTCGCCCGCTCCGAGGAGCTCGAGGAAGCCAAGCGCAAGCTCCAGGCTCGCCTTGCAGAAGCCGAGGAGACCATTGAATCACTTAACCAGAAGGTTGTTGCTCTTGAAAAGACGAAGCAACGCCTTGCTACTGAAGTTGAGGACTTACAGCTCGAGGTCGACAGAGCCACTGCCATTGCCAACGCTGCTGAGAAGAAACAGAAGGCGTTCGACAAGATCATTGGTGAATGGAAACTCAAGGTTGATGACCTGGCGGCTGAACTTGATGCCAGCCAAAAGGAATGCCGCAACTACTCTACTGAACTGTTCCGCCTTAAAGGTGCCTACGAAGAAGGCCAAGAACAACTCGAAGCCGTTCGTCGCGAAAACAAGAACCTCGCTGATGAAGTCAAGGACTTACTTGACCAAATCGGTGAAGGAGGCCGCAACATTCACGAAATTGAAAAGGCTAGGAAGCGTCTTGAAGCCGAGAAGGATGAACTCCAGGCGGCTCTTGAAGAGGCTGAAGCTGCTCTTGAACAAGAAGAAAACAAGGTCCTGCGCGCACAACTGGAGTTGTCACAGGTCAGACAAGAGATCGACAGGAGGATCCAAGAGAAGGAAGAGGAATTCGAAAACACGCGCAAGAACCACCAGCGTGCACTTGACTCTATGCAAGCCTCCCTCGAAGCTGAAGCCAAGGGCAAGGCTGAGGCGCTGCGCATGAAGAAGAAGCTTGAGGCCGACATTAACGAACTTGAGATCGCTCTCGACCACGCTAACAAGGCCAACGCTGAGGCACAGAAGAACATCAAACGCTACCAGCAACAGATTAAGGATCTCCAGACCGCTCTTGAAGAGGAACAACGTGCCCGGGATGATGCCCGTGAACAGCTCGGAATCTCTGAACGTCGTGCTAACGCACTCCAGAATGAACTTGAGGAATCCCGTACTCTCCTAGAACAAGCTGACCGTGCCCGTCGTCAAGCTGAACAAGAATTGGGTGACGCTCATGAACAACTCAATGATCTGTCCGCCCAGAGTGCATCACTCTCCGCCGCCAAGAGGAAACTCGAGTCTGAATTACAGACTCTTCACTCTGACCTTGACGAACTCCTCAACGAGGCCAAGAACTCAGAAGAGAAAGCAAAGAAGGCAATGGTTGACGCTGCCAGACTTGCTGACGAGCTCCGCGCTGAACAGGATCATGCTCAAACACAGGAGAAACTTCGCAAGGCCCTTGAACAGCAAATCAAGGAACTGCAAGTGAGACTCGACGAAGCTGAAGCTAACGCTCTTAAGGGCGGTAAGAAAGCTATCCAGAAACTTGAACAGAGAGTACGAGAACTTGAAAATGAGCTGGATGGTGAACAGAGGAGGCATGCTGATGCTCAAAAGAACCTCCGTAAGGCTGAGAGACGCATCAAGGAGTTGACGTTCCAGGCTGAGGAGGACCGCAAGAACCACGAACGTATGCAAGACCTTGTTGACAAACTTCAACAGAAGATCAAGACCTACAAGAGGCAGATCGAGGAAGCCGAAGAAATCGCTGCTCTTAACTTAGCCAAGTTCCGCAAAGCACAGCAGGAGTTGGAAGAGGCCGAGGAAAGGGCAGACCTCGCCGAGCAAGCCATCAGCAAATTCCGTGGCAAGGGACGTGCGGGATCCACTGCGAGAGGAGTCAGTCCGGCG ccCCCACGTTCGCGCCCCGCGCTTGACGGTTTCGGCACCTTCCCACCAAGGTTCGACCTAGCGCCCGAAGATTTCTAA